From Amphiura filiformis chromosome 20, Afil_fr2py, whole genome shotgun sequence, a single genomic window includes:
- the LOC140142217 gene encoding uncharacterized protein codes for MMKALEAKIVVLGTRGVGKTSLVVRYVGKIFSKHVSPTVGASFFTFKMTVDNHRVKLQLWDTAGQERFRAMAPMYYRKANAAFLVYDITSYSTFEHIKEWVEELNRNVDSPVVMCVLGNKSDLKDQRQVSSDEGVRYAASIGALFFETSALTNEGVQEAFLRVSLALISLSQTAPNCGLVVREYDASARRKSADVTAFPPNLRLALKDHLADELKDMKEEEEEPTFDDDEPRQKKSDCCETG; via the exons ATGATGAAGGCACTAGAAGCAAAGATTGTCGTGCTTGGAACAAGAG GTGTCGGCAAGACAAGTTTAGTGGTGAGATACGTCGGCAAAATATTCAGCAAACATGTTAGCCCGACAGTGGGAGCATCGTTCTTCACATTCAAAAT GACAGTAGACAACCATAGAGTCAAGTTACAACTATGGGACACAGCAGGACAAGAAAGGTTTCGGGCAATGGCACCCATGTATTATAGGAAAGCAAACGCAGCATTCTTAGTCTATGATATCACATCTTATTCAACGTTTGAGCACATCAAAGAATGGGTTGAAG AACTGAACAGGAACGTGGATTCTCCAGTAG TTATGTGTGTGCTTGGTAACAAATCCGACCTGAAAGACCAGAGGCAAGTGTCTTCAGACGAAGGAGTCAGGTATGCGGCTTCGATAGGGGCGCTATTCTTCGAGACATCAGCCTTAACAAATGAAG gTGTACAAGAGGCTTTTCTACGCGTGTCACTAGCCCTGATCTCACTCAGTCAGACAGCTCCTAACTGTGGACTTGTGGTCAGAGAATATGACGCAAGTGCTAGAAGAAAATCAGCAGATGTCACTGCATTCCCGCCAAATCTAAGATTGGCGCTAAAAGATCACTTAGCAGACGAACTCAAAGATAtgaaggaagaagaagaggagccGACTTTTGATGATGACGAACCACGGCAGAAGAAAAGTGACTGTTGTGAAACTGGCTAA